The following coding sequences are from one Chelonoidis abingdonii isolate Lonesome George chromosome 4, CheloAbing_2.0, whole genome shotgun sequence window:
- the LOC116834778 gene encoding olfactory receptor 5G9-like, with the protein MEKGNHLEVTEFILSGLTDRPELQVPLFGVFLLIYGVTLVGNGGMILLIMIDPPFHTPMYFFLSNLSFCDLCLSSIISRKMLLNFIAEKKSISYFACAVQMNLSVFTDVECLLLAVMAYDRYVAICNPLLYTVTMSRQCCKRIVAGVYAMGFVDSMTYTCFIFWLSFCSSNIINHFFCDFTPLLVLSCSDTRINEIVIFAFTCRITVISFVTVLLSYVYIISTILKIRSAMGRHKAFSTCSFHLTVVVLFYGTQLFVYLHPTSSYSMGTDKVASVFYMLMIPMLDPLIYSLRNMKVKDALRRAMNKLLTNS; encoded by the coding sequence atggaaaaaggaaatcACTTGGAGGTGACTGAGTTCATTCTCTCAGGACTGACAGATCGTCCGGAGCTGCAAGTCCCCCTCTTTGGGGTGTTCCTACTGATTTATGGTGTCACCCTggtggggaatggagggatgATCTTGTTAATCATGATTGACCCCCCAttccacacccccatgtactttttcCTCAGTAATTTGTCTTTCTGTGACCTCTGCTTATCCTCGATAATTTCCCGTAAGATGCTGCTGAATTTCATAGCTGAGAAGAAAAGCATTTCATACTTTGCCTGCGCTGTGCAAATGAATCTCTCTGTTTTTACAGATGTTGAGTGCCTCTTGCTGGCTGTGATGGCATATGACCGTTATGTGGCCATCTGTAACCCACTGCTCTATACGGTCACCATGTCCAGGCAGTGTTGTAAACGGATTGTGGCTGGAGTGTACGCTATGGGGTTTGTGGATTCAATGACATACACGTGTTTTATATTTTGGCTGTCATTCTGCAGCTCTAACATCATCAatcatttcttctgtgacttCACCCCGTTGTTGGTGCTCTCTTGCTCTGACACCCGCATCAATGAGATTGTGATCTTTGCTTTCACATGCCGCATTACAGTGATCAGCTTTGTGACTGTGCTCCTCTCCTATGTCTatatcatctccaccatcctgaagATCCGCTCTGCCATGGGCCGGcacaaagccttctccacctgctcttTCCACTTGACTGTGGTGGTCCTGTTTTATGGCACCCAACTCTTCGTGTATTTACATCCCACCTCCAGTTATTCCATGGGCACAGACAAAGTGGCCTCAGTGTTTTACATGCTGATGATCCCCATGTTGGaccccctcatctacagcctgaggaacatgAAGGTGAAGGACGCTCTGAGGAGAGCAATGAATAAACTCCTAACCAATTCCTGA